The following nucleotide sequence is from Aspergillus luchuensis IFO 4308 DNA, chromosome 1, nearly complete sequence.
AAATCTGGAAAATTGATCACTCCAGGGGAAGGCGAGGCAGTAAAGAAGCAAGGATTGTGTCTAGGTGGCTGTCAACATACTCGGAACACGGTGGCAGTTATGTGGCTTTATAAAGTGTGGCCGGGTCAATATGCGCAAGAGGCTCTGAGCTGTATCGTAGAGTGAGTAGGGAACGAAACTCTTCTGAGATGCACTAGATCGCAATGGTCGTAGGTAAGCGAGATCAAGTAACACGGAGCTAACCAGACTCAGGTCGATAGAAAGTTAAGGTTGAGATCCGGCACTCCCAGGCTGACGAGTTTTCAGCTCAACAAAAGCAACATGAGGGACTGTGGTGTATCTAGCTAGCTGCGTATCCAAAGGTTGGCATAATATTTCCCTCACGGGGCATATAGTCGCATAGTCTCTCTGTGCTGCGTCTGCCGATCTTTATGAACACATGATATCTGAGACTGATTAGACAAGTCATTACTATAGATTATATGAGACTGATTAGACAAGTCATTactatagattataaattatgtCTACTGTAGTAGTTAGTTGTTCATATTTGCTGTGAGCTGCGAGACGGATGCATCCAAGCGTGTAGTATGTAATGCCGTTGTGTGGCTGGGCGGGCATTTTGAAGCCCGCCTGTGGAGGGGTCGTGCTTAATGGACTGTGTAGCTGAGCAATTTGACATGTCGTCTAGCCGCGGTTGCAATACCCTTTTCGACGATTCATGCCAATCAACGCAAATAGTGAATGTGTAGAGGTTGATGCATGTAGATCTCTTGCTAATAGCGGTGTGGCCCCAGAAAGGTTGCCGGTGACTGAATAAGTCTCTTGTGCATGGGTGGCCGCCTCGTGACACTTGCTGCCCTTTCAGCCGGGTAGACAGCTGAATTCGGATGTTACATAGGATTCCATGCAGTTGACGAGGTCAATGATGGATTCCCATAGGCCAAGAAGCATGCAGAGTTTTACATAAAACCCAGCAGTCTGGTTGATTACGACCCCACTATTGGGAGGCAAGAAACTCtaaaaagaaatgaaggaTGTCAACAGACTCTGTGCACGATAACGTGTAGTTGGAATTAAACTTCCGGCTTACCACAAGTTCTTCATTCATAGTTTCTTCAGCCACCTCACCCTACAGCAATATCCAGTCTGTACGAAGACTGGAACCCGAAGAATGGTACCCGGGCATCAGTTCTACGCAGACGCCATTGCTGAATTGGCTGCTAGTAGTGGGAATAGCCAGAGGAATATCTCAACACAACGGGCACAAGCGGATTTGAATGAGAATCTGTAATCTATTCAGATCTCAAGATTATGGCTAGTAAGACGTGAGGCCACATCGGCAGCAGGGGTGGCGATCAGGTAGTGCCTGGCTAGAGTGGAATCTCAACGAactatttctttttgcttttctttatttGACCCCTTGACCAAGGGCAACACAATGGACGTCGACTATAATTCAAGTTCCTCGTATCATAACATCATAACATACATGGATTTACCCCTCGCTCATCATCCTGACACGTATGGGAACTGGTAGTATTGTCCAATGCCGCGGCACGGTCCGTCAatctcaacaccacccaccTGCTGAACCGCCTTGGGATCACCTTGCCACCAAAAGGCAGTCGAGAAATCTACAGGCTCCCATCCGAGTAACAGCGGTCCGTTTAACGGATCTTTCGGTATAATCTCCCAATTTCCGGCATTCTGGTGGCGGTACACCGGAATGTTCTGCTGGTTGCAGAGAATCGTCGAGTTAGCCGTGGGACAGATCCAGTCGGTCAAATCACCCTCAAACACAGCAGCCGGGTCCAGACCAGCAGTCAAATTGTCCACGGGGTAGGTGATCAGAGAAGCATATTCGTTGGCGATGTGCAACCTTCACTGCAGCCGAGCGGGCAGGATaatcaaaaaaaataaagcgCTCGACAGGCACGACGCTAAAGCTCAGAGCAGGTTCAGCGCCGTTGTCTGAGTACTGGCCGATAAAATTGGAGACTTGCGCATCTTACCCATTACATTTTCACATAAATACTCAGCATATCCGTCCCCTTGCCGCTCGGATACGACCGCGTAGGCTTGAAGTACTGTGCTCGCCGGAACTGTCCCTTCAACTTAGCAGCTTTTgcgttgtcttcttcctcttcagcaATATTGCAGGTCCCGTCGCCGCCGCGTGCGAGCAGATCCCAGTGAACGCCCTTCAGTCCCCACGGTGGTCCTGGCAAGGAAGTCTCCTTGTACATGGGAAACTCAAGACAGACAAGAAGGCCTCCcggatggagaaggtggcTCATACGTTCGGCCCATTTCTGACGAAGGGAGGGGTGGATAGCGCATAGAAACTGTCAATTGCGTAAGTCATACTGCTCTTTATCCGATATCTCATTGAAGCATGCAGTGAGTGTATACACATACAGTATAATCATAGACCAAGTCAAACTTCTCACCATCACGTAGAGCTTCACTCTCCCACTTTGAGCTGAAGAAGTCGCCGGTAATAAATTTTACATTCCCTATATCAGCAGTAGTCGCAGTTCCAGAGGAGAAATTATATCCCTGTGGACTCTGCATCTCTGAAGCGGCATACTTCCTCGCCTCGGAAACGCCAGTAGCGGATATATCGAGGCCGTAGACGTCAAAACCATGCAGTGCTAGCATGACGGCATCATAGCCTCTTCCGCAGCCCTGTAGGAATTTTACATATAGTTAGTGACTTCGAAGTAGATGTTTCGCAGTAGTTCCGCGAGTATCCGGTGTATTTATTGGCGTGGAAAGAAGGGTGATACCGGAACAAGggctctcttcctccgttTATCAGGGGTAAAGGGAGAGAAAACATCTTTCTGCTGCTCTACTACATCGACTAATGCAATTGAGGGACTCCCTCTATCCCAGAGATCGCTTTCATTGGAGTCCCAGAGTGCGGACCAGCCTGAGCCTTGGTCTTCAGCTGGCCTGGTGTGAGTTAGACAGGTTCGAGTCAGGTCTTCAATGCAAATAGTCGTGATTGTACCTTTCAGCAAAATGGCTGATGAGGCGGCCTTGAACAGGTGGATTAGGCGTGTGGGCCATTTTATGCGAAGAAATCTGCCACTATTCGTGATGGCTGAAAGTTCTGACAGATTCGAGATTCGTCACGGATGGAAAGTCAAATTGTGGGGTGATTAAGAATGGTTCCCGGTTGGCGACGGAGCGGGTCTCCACCATAGGAAGTCAGATGGTTCTCGTCCGTTTGCTACTCTACGTATGATCCCAATCCTATTTCCTATGAACATGaaatgatggtgttggaCCCTGAAGCATTGAAACAAATTGGTCGGCGATTGAAACAATGCCCCACTCTAACGCCGAATGCGGAGGGGGTTGATGCCAATGATACCAGCGATTGTATGTCGAGCTGATTGTCATCAACACTGCAACCCTTGTGTGGTCGCTCGCATCTGTAAATGTCCGCTGGCATCGCGTCTGACGTGAGAAACACTATAGCAGTATGCTTCATGAGTATATGCCCCGACTAGCTCCGTTTCATGGCAGGGTCTGTTGCGACCGTGTTTCTCCGACTACACCACCTGTCCGGGTCACAGAGGACTGAGAGACCTCGACCCGACCTACAGAGGCACAAGGCAAATCTCATGTCATCAGCAGTGTATGGAATTTATCATTACTGACTGATGGTCTAGACACTCTCTAGTGGGGTCTTTCCATATCCGCCTTCCCGTTTAGTCGGTAAGATGATATGGATACTGTGCGCTCAGCAAAACCCACTAAAAATCCTTCAGATGAATCAGAACTGCTACGGTCTTTCACGTGCATATTTAATCTCGGCCTGTTATCGGCCGAACTGTATGCCTTTAGTGATTGATACCAGAGGCTTTGCTCGCCTGGGTACGGACGGTGTTTGCTGGTATCCCGCCATGGCGTTCTGTGCACTTTGGCGGAGCAAAAGCATAGCCATGAAACAAGAATAGGCTGTCGGAGCATAGCCCACCGGGTCAGCTCGGGAGAATGTCTTACCTCGAGCCATTTGCTTGTCCGAATTTGGGCTTGAAACTATAAAGTGATCTTTGATGGTGCTTCATGCACCTCGATGATCATCGCCAGTGCCATCGATTGGCTTTGCACGCTAGACTACATTACAGATTACTGTGTAGGGTGAGGTCATACCCTGGTGGGGCAGGTATGAAGACTCTAAGCATCAGACATCTGGCAATAATCATGTCCTCTCTGAGCAAGatggcttgcttgctcgAGAGTGTCTACAGCGGCACTAGGACGTCTGATAGAACATCGTTATGGCCCGATCACTCTTGCACCGGTACAAGGGGCGTTTACCCTCTTGTACCGGACTTCCGATGAAAATAAGCACTGTAGGTGCGGCTAGCAACCCTCGGTGCCCATGTCACATCTTGCACCCAAGGGCAGCCGTATCTTTACGATTGCTCCGATCAGCATGCCCCCAGCGAATTGATGGAAGGTAGATCATCGACCCATGGCTCGTGTCTCAGAATTGCGAAAACGTGCGATGCCCCTGAACCTTGTGGTTCCCAAGGATATGAGCGACCGGCCAATCTTTGACTAATACTTGGCTTATCCACGTTACACCATAGGCTTAGTTGAGTCCCAATATTGGGTAACTTCATGCTCTTGAGAGACTTTGGGCTTGGCACAAGGGGTGAGACATCGAGTAGATAATGCATGTGGGAGTGTGTGTTGAGGAAAAATGTGCTCTGTGTACAAACTTGACCCACTGTCAGCATGCATTGTCGATTAGTTGTCCGCGTGGTCGGCCATGAGGCCTGGGATGCACATGAAGGCGTCGCTGAGTGTTCTCCTCTTCGAGTCGCATCCCCGCTGGTGCAGGGGTAACTTTTGGCCCCCAAATTGCCGATACTATGCAAAAATTGACCAGGTTGCTTTGGCCACATTGATTGGGCCCTGGAGAAACACTGAGGACAGCAATGGGTTCCCTTGAAGGGATAAGCGACGCCAATCGCTGCTGTTCAGGGATAAACCTGCGGATGGACAACTCCTTCCCGTTAGCTTAAGACCCGCCCATCTCCACCAGAAATTCCTTCGCGTCACGCTCGCTTGCTCTCGTCCTTCAGCCGTCAGCGCCTGTCAGCACCAGTGCCCTCAACTCCCCCACAGCGGCCCCTCGCGGCCTATCGCCGACGGGCCCTCAAGCCGCTAAAGTTCACGTTAATTGATCCAGAGCCACGCTGCCCTCCTTGTTCCACTGCAGTTGACGAAGCCTATTGCTCCTCGGCCCCCAAGCATCACAATTCCTGCTGAGGGCTTACTATAGACATCCCTTGAACGGAGGATGTCATCTATGTCTCAGAGTGTGCGCCGGTCGCAACTTTCTTGCTCGAATCAGAAGTGCATCAGGCCATGATGGACATGATGGTTTCCCAATCCTGATTGTACTTTTGGCCCCCACGCGGAGATAATTCACGTTTTGTGGATGGTCTCTGCTGAGTGAAGACCCTGCGTCTAGGCCTGACAGCTCATGCAGCATGCCAATCGTAATATCCTGTTATCACACTTGTGCGCTCCGGGCCCTTGGCGAGAGACGCCATCGTGCTGTACAGGCTATCTCTTGTTTTTCGTTCTCATTTGTGACTCGCTGGTCGGAATATGTATCCCCTGCGTCGGCACTAATGCACCATTGGCCGACAAAAGATCCGTCATGGCCCAGCATGCGGAGGGGTTCATTAACCACGAAGATCCGCACAAACACCTTCTAGTGGGAGGTGTTCGTTTTGTTCTTCCATCTTGATCAAACTTATTTGGCATTGATTTCTTCACTCATATAGCACGTGGGATCGCAAACATACTGGTGCACTAATCATGGCACCGTTGCCTGAGGGAGAAGTGAGTGGCTGGGTGGACTCGCCCAATGATCGGGGTACCATCGATATCATCTGGGGCTGTTGTTTGGTACTCTCCACCGCTCTCTGGACAGTTCTGCATCTGAACATTCCGGCCCCCGACGATAGCCTTTGGACGGTTCTGTGGCGCAAGCTCCGCTGGGGAACATTTGCTATCTTGGCCCCCGACATGCTGGTAGGCTTCTCCGCCATGCAGTACGAGTCAGCCCAGGAATCGGTGCGCGACATGCACCGCCTGGGCTACAAAGAATGGACCCTCAAACACGCTTTCTACGCCAATAGCGGAGGCTTCGTCCTTCAATCGACAGACtaccctcccttccccattaCCGCCGCCTCAATTCACTACCTCGTTGAGACACACCACATCGACT
It contains:
- a CDS encoding uncharacterized protein (COG:Q;~EggNog:ENOG410PNKN;~InterPro:IPR008854,IPR029063;~PFAM:PF05724,PF13649,PF13489,PF08241,PF13847;~go_function: GO:0008757 - S-adenosylmethionine-dependent methyltransferase activity [Evidence IEA]), with product MAHTPNPPVQGRLISHFAERPAEDQGSGWSALWDSNESDLWDRGSPSIALVDVVEQQKDVFSPFTPDKRRKRALVPGCGRGYDAVMLALHGFDVYGLDISATGVSEARKYAASEMQSPQGYNFSSGTATTADIGNVKFITGDFFSSKWESEALRDGEKFDLVYDYTFLCAIHPSLRQKWAERMSHLLHPGGLLVCLEFPMYKETSLPGPPWGLKGVHWDLLARGGDGTCNIAEEEEDNAKAAKLKGQFRRAQYFKPTRSYPSGKGTDMLSIYVKM